In one window of Candidatus Scalindua sp. DNA:
- a CDS encoding MBL fold metallo-hydrolase, with product MKITFLGTGTSYGVPMIGCECSVCISDNPKNSRTRSSILVSRREHNILIDAATELRIQCLINKVKRVDAVLLTHAHADHVLGLDDLRHFNIRQKKMIPVYGSQETLNQIEKMFSYAFEETISNGSKPKFTLEFIEGSITISDLEIIPIDVMHGLEMVTGYRIDNVAYVTDVSHIPSDSMDKLRGLDLLILDALRIRPHEKHFNIEQALDIARELKPKKTLFTHIAHEVDYDLINGTLPSDIKLAYDGLTVEV from the coding sequence GACAATCCGAAAAATTCAAGGACACGTTCTTCAATCCTGGTATCAAGGAGAGAGCATAATATCCTGATAGATGCAGCGACAGAATTACGTATTCAGTGTCTGATTAATAAGGTAAAGAGAGTAGACGCCGTGTTATTGACGCACGCTCACGCTGACCATGTTTTAGGGCTGGATGATTTGAGGCACTTTAACATCAGGCAGAAGAAAATGATTCCCGTGTATGGATCTCAAGAAACATTAAATCAAATAGAGAAGATGTTTTCTTATGCATTTGAAGAGACAATTTCCAATGGGAGTAAACCGAAATTTACCCTGGAATTCATAGAGGGATCAATTACTATCTCCGACTTGGAAATTATTCCCATTGACGTAATGCATGGTCTGGAAATGGTTACTGGATACAGAATTGATAATGTAGCCTATGTAACAGATGTAAGCCATATTCCTTCTGATTCTATGGATAAATTAAGAGGACTTGATCTGTTAATCCTTGATGCATTGAGGATACGCCCCCATGAAAAGCACTTCAATATTGAACAGGCACTTGATATCGCAAGAGAGCTGAAACCAAAGAAGACACTGTTTACGCATATCGCCCACGAAGTAGACTACGATCTGATAAATGGTACATTACCCAGTGACATTAAACTGGCTTATGATGGCTTGACGGTTGAGGTGTGA